In Bradyrhizobium guangzhouense, the DNA window GGCGCAATTCCGCACCGCCATATCTTTGCTCGATAGCGTGACGAACCGACCTCACTAACATCTCGCCCGGATCGAACGAGCCCACCAAGTCGTTCAGGACCTCAATGACAAGTTGTGGCAGCTCCTGTTCCAGCACGGCTTTTCGCCGCGCCAGCTCAGAAGCAGCTCGAGCAACCAGCCGCGCCATTTCGTCCGAGCCTGTCTTCAGGCCTTCGGAGTGCCCGCGCGCCTGCTCGCGATGATAAGCGTTCCTTGCCCAGTTGCGAACCTGCTGTAGATACCGCTGAGCTAGCGCGCGCGTCTGTACCACATCGCACCAGATCCCAAGTTCCGAGGCTGGTATGACTGGACCCACCGGACGTATCTGCGGGCGTTCTGGCAATGCTGGCTCACCCGCGGTCATGCCGGCCGTGTCTCTGCGGCCAAATGGGTCATCACCAAAGACATCAATTGGCCCGCGGCTTTGTGATGTTCGGCGGCTGGACTCTCCGCGGCAGTCCCGACAGGCAAGCAGAGAAGCACGCGCGTACGGTCGAGTTCTGAGGCTCGCTTGAGGAAAGCGCCAAGGCAGGCATATCCGTCATGTGCAATCCGCTGCGAAAGTTGCTCCGGATCGACAATCAATTGGGTTTCGACGGCGCTGGATACATGTCGGATAGCGAAAGCATGTGCTTCCGCACCAATATTTCCGATCAGTGGAGCAAGATCATGCTTTGACACCAGCTTCAGTACCGAACGGGCATGCCAAATGCCGCCAGCGAGCAATGCCGCACGATGCGGATCATGCCCAAGCAAAGCGCCCCTTCCCCAGCTACTTCCCTTCAAGACCAGTTCACTGCCTAGGAGCAGTTCGACTAGTCTTTCCTGTAGTCTGGGAGTTTTCTGCAGTTGCAGCACTGTAGACGCCGCCAGCGACGCATCAAGACGTTCAGCAAAACGGCTTGGATGGATTATCGCAGCAAGCTCCCGCGGCCGACCGGAATGTTGGTTGAGCAAATGATTTGGTTCGTTGGATGTCATCGTTGCGGACATTGCATTCGGCCTATCTCGCATCGGAGTTCCGCTTTTTGCCAGCGGCTAGGACGGCGGGCATACTCGCCGCTGTGTCAATATTCGGCACTTTCCGCCAGAATTGACCTAGCTGGCGCACACGTGTGCTCAGCAGCACGTAAGATAGAATGCCGACCGCGGCGCCGACACCCCCGACCACGATCGCAAGAAAGGTGGCTGACGTGAACTTGGTCGGGTGGATCGAAGCAGCTGCTGGTGCAGAGAACATCTCATGCTGCGCTCGCTCAACCGGCACGAAAACGACGGCCACCTTGTCGTATGATAGTCCTTCAATGCCATTGGCGACGAGCATCTTGATTTGGGGCAACAAGGCTGAGAGGTTCGCATTGGAACCATGTCGAATGAAGACCGACGCCGAGGACGGGGTCGCATCCTGTCGCAAAAGGTCGTTCTTCGGCAAGACAACATGAACCCGGGCGGAGAGAACCCCATCGATATCATTGATTGTGCGCGACAATTCTTCGCTTAGGGCATAAACGTAACGAGCGCGCTCCTCAACTGGGGACGCAACCAGGCCGGATCCCTTGAACACCTCCCCAAGATTCTTAAACACCTGGCGCGGCAAGCCCTGGCCATTCAGCAGTTCTATCGAAACGGCCAATTGCTTTTCTTCGACCTGAATCGTGCTGCTACCGTCCTTAGCGACAACACGGACTGCATCGACACCCTTACTAAGGAGAAGGGCAAGCATCTCGTTGGCTTCACGCTCCTGAACTTTCGTATAGAGATCGGCCTTGCAGCCGGCTAGCAACAGCACAAGCGGCAATAGGAGAACGGCATGCACCTGCCTTCCAGAAGTCGCGCCGCGACCGATCTTTCTTTGCGCGAAAAGAACCATCAACCGCCGCTCAGCCCGCTGATAGCAGCTTATTCAGAGATGAACCGACGGCGCCAGCACTCTTGGAGATGAGCGAAACCTGAATGACGCCGTTGTAAACATCCCGCAGATTCTGCAACGTCGACTCGAAATTGTCGGCACCTTCTGGTTTTCCGATAACATGGACATCGACTCCGTCCAAGCGCGAGATAGGCCGCGCGGCGGGCCCAAGCTGGACGCTCTTCGAAGGGCCCGGCTCGCCGATCGAAGGGAGTCCGGTCGAAGGATATGGTTTGCCTAAGTGCGCTCCAAAAAGATTCTGCAGAATGCGATCGCCCAGTGGACCTGTCTGCGCGACT includes these proteins:
- the sctL gene encoding type III secretion system stator protein SctL, translated to MTAGEPALPERPQIRPVGPVIPASELGIWCDVVQTRALAQRYLQQVRNWARNAYHREQARGHSEGLKTGSDEMARLVARAASELARRKAVLEQELPQLVIEVLNDLVGSFDPGEMLVRSVRHAIEQRYGGAELRLHVSPVNVDAMTCEFASFHGTHGRPKVRIDPDPALTPDQCVLWSEFGNVDLGLAAQLRTLRLALAPPVQEDEQ
- a CDS encoding nodulation protein NolU, with translation MSATMTSNEPNHLLNQHSGRPRELAAIIHPSRFAERLDASLAASTVLQLQKTPRLQERLVELLLGSELVLKGSSWGRGALLGHDPHRAALLAGGIWHARSVLKLVSKHDLAPLIGNIGAEAHAFAIRHVSSAVETQLIVDPEQLSQRIAHDGYACLGAFLKRASELDRTRVLLCLPVGTAAESPAAEHHKAAGQLMSLVMTHLAAETRPA
- the sctJ gene encoding type III secretion system inner membrane ring lipoprotein SctJ, producing the protein MVLFAQRKIGRGATSGRQVHAVLLLPLVLLLAGCKADLYTKVQEREANEMLALLLSKGVDAVRVVAKDGSSTIQVEEKQLAVSIELLNGQGLPRQVFKNLGEVFKGSGLVASPVEERARYVYALSEELSRTINDIDGVLSARVHVVLPKNDLLRQDATPSSASVFIRHGSNANLSALLPQIKMLVANGIEGLSYDKVAVVFVPVERAQHEMFSAPAAASIHPTKFTSATFLAIVVGGVGAAVGILSYVLLSTRVRQLGQFWRKVPNIDTAASMPAVLAAGKKRNSDAR
- a CDS encoding nodulation protein NolB, with translation MIPSVMFGAMPISANLGECLTEGCSSAPGNFHEHLAKAASKQGAASLVADSALAPPVPEVQRAVAQTGPLGDRILQNLFGAHLGKPYPSTGLPSIGEPGPSKSVQLGPAARPISRLDGVDVHVIGKPEGADNFESTLQNLRDVYNGVIQVSLISKSAGAVGSSLNKLLSAG